The Candidatus Angelobacter sp. genome includes a region encoding these proteins:
- a CDS encoding pentapeptide repeat-containing protein, whose translation MSSLLRRIKVVKLETTEFRNQSFGGADFSRQAKPHLRAFDCEFIGCKFDEAALSDFRSWGSHFINCTFHKTNLRNAAIGGVDKGKLNHFERVDFSQPDMRGIASGNGAFTDCLFDRTRLDKVAFGGSQFIRCTFRGILNEVTFNAHAFRGEAFPPNTMEDVDFSGAELHWVDFRKLDLDTVRFPHDKDHLVLDNYVEFLKEAVFELKGASEVGLRQLRAVLEHNLKWVGSRQIRGVLRRNDFSEFRPGALEKFDELVVKFGRVSPV comes from the coding sequence ATGTCTTCGCTGCTTAGACGCATCAAGGTCGTTAAACTTGAAACGACGGAATTCCGGAATCAGAGCTTCGGAGGCGCTGATTTTTCGAGGCAAGCCAAGCCTCATTTGCGCGCATTCGACTGCGAATTTATCGGATGTAAATTTGATGAGGCGGCTCTCTCAGATTTTCGATCCTGGGGAAGCCATTTTATCAATTGCACGTTCCACAAAACCAATCTTAGAAATGCTGCGATTGGAGGAGTGGATAAAGGCAAATTGAATCATTTTGAACGAGTCGATTTTTCGCAACCGGACATGCGTGGTATCGCCAGCGGTAACGGAGCCTTTACAGATTGCCTCTTCGATCGCACGCGACTGGACAAGGTAGCTTTTGGTGGTAGCCAGTTCATTCGCTGCACGTTTCGCGGGATACTCAACGAAGTAACGTTTAACGCGCACGCTTTCCGAGGAGAAGCCTTCCCACCCAACACAATGGAAGACGTTGATTTTTCGGGAGCGGAGCTTCACTGGGTCGATTTCCGTAAGCTTGATTTAGACACGGTAAGGTTTCCGCATGATAAGGACCACCTAGTGTTGGACAATTACGTGGAGTTCCTCAAAGAGGCTGTCTTCGAATTAAAAGGCGCTTCAGAGGTTGGATTGCGTCAGTTGCGTGCAGTGCTTGAACACAATCTGAAATGGGTCGGCTCGCGACAAATTCGGGGTGTCTTACGTCGAAATGATTTTAGCGAATTCCGTCCTGGCGCGCTGGAAAAATTCGATGAATTAGTCGTGAAGTTTGGGCGCGTTTCGCCCGTATAA
- the cysD gene encoding sulfate adenylyltransferase subunit CysD: protein MSSYHLDHLQYLETEAIYVMREVAAEFGRPALLFSGGKDSICLLRLAEKAFRPSEIPMPLLNVDTGHHFPELNEFRDRRAQQLGAKLIVRKVEDAIARGIAVATPGEVSRNRLQIPTLLAAIEEFHFDCAIGGARRDEEKARAKERFFSFRDSFGQWDPKNQRPEIWNLYNARVNQGEHMRVFPLSNWTELDVWEYIKREKLEVPSIYFSHKRKCVRRNGQWLPVTDLLPLKPKDQMKELVVRVRTIGDIISTGMVESPADSVDDIIAEIAAARVTERGSRADDKTSEAAMEDRKKQGYF from the coding sequence ATGAGTTCTTATCATCTCGACCACCTTCAGTATCTGGAAACCGAGGCAATTTACGTAATGCGCGAGGTTGCCGCCGAGTTCGGCCGCCCGGCCCTGCTCTTCTCCGGTGGCAAGGATTCCATCTGCCTGCTGCGCCTTGCGGAAAAAGCGTTTCGGCCTTCAGAAATTCCAATGCCGCTGCTTAACGTGGACACCGGCCACCACTTCCCCGAGTTGAACGAATTTCGCGACCGGCGCGCGCAGCAGCTCGGAGCAAAACTCATCGTCCGAAAAGTCGAGGACGCCATCGCCAGGGGTATCGCCGTCGCTACACCCGGTGAAGTCAGTCGCAATCGCCTTCAGATTCCCACGCTGCTTGCGGCCATCGAGGAATTTCATTTCGACTGCGCCATAGGAGGCGCGCGGCGCGACGAGGAAAAAGCCCGCGCCAAGGAACGCTTCTTCAGCTTCCGTGACAGTTTTGGTCAGTGGGATCCGAAAAACCAACGCCCGGAAATCTGGAACCTCTACAACGCGCGCGTGAACCAGGGCGAACACATGCGTGTCTTCCCGCTCAGTAACTGGACCGAGCTGGATGTGTGGGAATACATCAAGCGTGAGAAGCTCGAAGTACCGAGCATTTATTTCAGTCACAAACGAAAATGTGTTCGCCGCAACGGTCAGTGGCTGCCTGTCACCGACCTGCTGCCTTTGAAACCGAAAGACCAGATGAAAGAACTTGTGGTGCGCGTCCGCACCATTGGCGACATCATCAGCACCGGCATGGTCGAGAGCCCCGCCGACAGCGTGGACGACATCATCGCGGAAATTGCCGCCGCACGCGTAACCGAGCGCGGCTCCCGCGCCGACGACAAGACCAGCGAAGCGGCGATGGAGGATCGGAAGAAACAAGGCTATTTCTAA
- a CDS encoding phosphoadenosine phosphosulfate reductase family protein, which translates to MTADQIIKANIGLRNQPALDTVKWAVARAKGRAIVSTNFRPYEAVILHLCVQAQPDIPVLWVDHGYNRPATYKHAEELKRLLKLNLRPYLPRLTAAHYDAVHGGMPDPTPDNEERIKAFSAVMKLEPFQRGMKELAPVVWITALRKVQNPNRAGLDIVSEDRNFGATKVSPVFHWSDAEMEAYLTKHSLPNEWDYFDPAKADEKRECGLHAEWGGKAVASV; encoded by the coding sequence ATGACCGCCGATCAAATTATCAAAGCGAACATCGGGTTGCGCAACCAGCCGGCCCTCGACACCGTGAAATGGGCCGTCGCTCGGGCGAAAGGGCGCGCCATCGTCTCAACAAATTTTCGCCCGTACGAAGCCGTCATCCTTCATCTTTGCGTCCAGGCGCAACCGGACATCCCCGTGCTGTGGGTGGACCACGGCTACAACCGGCCTGCGACCTACAAACACGCGGAGGAACTCAAGCGGCTGCTCAAGCTGAACCTCCGGCCCTACCTGCCCCGGCTGACCGCCGCGCACTACGATGCCGTCCATGGCGGGATGCCCGATCCGACACCGGACAACGAGGAACGCATCAAAGCCTTCAGCGCTGTGATGAAACTGGAGCCGTTCCAACGCGGCATGAAAGAACTCGCGCCCGTCGTCTGGATCACCGCGCTCCGCAAAGTGCAAAACCCGAATCGCGCCGGTCTCGACATCGTCTCCGAGGACCGGAACTTTGGTGCAACCAAAGTCAGCCCGGTCTTCCATTGGTCCGATGCCGAAATGGAGGCTTATCTCACAAAACACAGTCTGCCGAATGAGTGGGACTATTTCGATCCGGCAAAGGCCGACGAAAAGCGCGAATGTGGCCTTCACGCCGAATGGGGTGGAAAGGCTGTCGCCAGCGTTTGA